In a single window of the Ruminococcus albus 7 = DSM 20455 genome:
- a CDS encoding Imm43 family immunity protein, with product MYYFLCDNHNSRNQAIDCANDYDREICDNCGAIHIRYKGIFKFKIMGKLYDYYTYIGMPVISEKFLNILRENGFTGYEVSETAPRRGTVTKIGDPIKEKYYSLTVTGRCGPICDMNGEPFPYCKKCKYKMDSIGLIATGVSFAPDAYDGSDLFAFDSLYNIPIVSEQVKNVLVKSKLTNLRFVPLTEYIYDAKITKEHAIRRIKKGVAYPELIEAWLKYGVLTEQELNEQLDKSND from the coding sequence ATGTATTATTTTTTGTGTGACAATCATAATTCAAGAAATCAGGCGATAGATTGTGCTAACGATTATGACAGAGAAATCTGCGATAACTGCGGTGCTATACACATAAGATACAAAGGCATATTTAAATTCAAGATAATGGGAAAGCTTTATGATTATTATACCTATATCGGTATGCCCGTTATATCTGAAAAATTTTTGAATATTCTTAGGGAAAATGGATTCACAGGTTATGAAGTCAGTGAGACTGCACCACGCCGTGGAACAGTTACAAAGATAGGTGACCCGATAAAAGAGAAATATTATAGCCTAACGGTTACAGGCAGATGTGGACCTATATGTGATATGAATGGTGAACCTTTTCCTTATTGCAAAAAATGCAAATACAAAATGGATAGTATTGGACTTATTGCAACTGGCGTTTCTTTTGCTCCTGATGCATACGATGGCAGTGACTTGTTTGCGTTTGACAGTTTGTACAATATTCCTATTGTTTCAGAACAAGTTAAAAACGTACTTGTAAAAAGCAAGCTGACTAATCTCAGGTTTGTTCCGTTAACAGAATACATATACGATGCAAAGATAACTAAAGAGCATGCTATAAGAAGGATAAAAAAAGGAGTTGCCTATCCCGAACTCATTGAAGCTTGGCTTAAATACGGTGTGTTGACTGAACAGGAACTTAACGAACAGCTTGATAAGAGTAACGATTGA
- a CDS encoding nitroreductase family protein, whose product MNNVFELINERKSVRTFDGSEITPSVREDILSYAHSIKTPYEQDIEIRILDNGVHGLSSPVIVGTDTYIGGKMKRADHAEEAFGYYFEQLVLYIQSLGLGTTWIGGTMDRKAFEDAMEIADGEVMPCVTPIGTPADKRSLREIMMRKGIKADSRKNFEELFFDGSAGTPLSEGRYPELTEILEAVRLAPSAVNRQPWRVIINESGAHFYLRHDKGYIDKTGWDMQKIDMGIALCHFGLCAEANGIETRFSLENPNLNAGGLEYIASYLIEKWN is encoded by the coding sequence ATGAACAATGTTTTCGAATTGATAAATGAGCGTAAAAGCGTCAGGACCTTTGACGGCAGTGAAATAACACCTTCAGTGCGAGAAGATATACTCAGTTACGCACATAGTATAAAAACCCCGTACGAACAGGATATAGAGATACGTATTCTGGATAATGGTGTACATGGTCTGTCAAGCCCTGTTATTGTTGGTACTGACACTTATATCGGCGGAAAGATGAAGCGTGCTGATCATGCAGAGGAAGCTTTCGGTTACTATTTTGAACAGCTTGTGCTCTACATCCAATCACTGGGGCTGGGTACTACATGGATAGGCGGCACTATGGACAGAAAAGCATTTGAGGATGCTATGGAGATTGCAGACGGAGAGGTAATGCCCTGCGTTACTCCTATAGGTACCCCTGCGGATAAACGCTCACTCAGAGAGATAATGATGCGCAAAGGCATCAAAGCTGACAGTCGTAAAAATTTTGAGGAGCTCTTTTTTGACGGAAGTGCCGGCACACCACTCAGTGAAGGCAGATATCCCGAACTCACCGAGATACTGGAAGCAGTAAGGCTTGCACCCTCAGCTGTGAACAGACAGCCCTGGAGAGTTATTATAAATGAAAGCGGCGCTCATTTTTATCTCAGACATGACAAAGGTTATATCGATAAGACAGGATGGGATATGCAGAAGATCGATATGGGAATCGCTTTATGCCATTTCGGTCTTTGTGCCGAAGCTAACGGAATAGAAACAAGATTCAGCTTGGAAAATCCGAACCTCAATGCCGGAGGGCTGGAGTATATAGCAAGCTATCTTATAGAGAAATGGAACTGA
- a CDS encoding PaaI family thioesterase, translating into MKNIDDIREYFSHDLYAYDTGAYIEEVADRYAKVSLMLTERHKNAVGGIMGGVYFTIADFAFAVASNWQEPGTVSLNSDISFIGVPSTEKIYAETELVKDGRSVCTYIVKVNDGAGKPLAVVKIVGFHKNK; encoded by the coding sequence ATGAAAAATATAGATGATATAAGAGAATATTTCAGCCATGATCTTTATGCCTATGATACCGGTGCATATATAGAGGAAGTTGCTGACAGATATGCAAAAGTAAGCCTTATGCTGACAGAGCGTCATAAGAATGCTGTCGGAGGTATAATGGGCGGTGTTTATTTTACAATTGCTGATTTTGCTTTTGCAGTAGCTTCTAACTGGCAGGAACCAGGTACAGTTTCACTGAACTCGGATATTTCATTTATTGGAGTTCCTTCTACAGAAAAGATCTATGCAGAAACAGAGCTTGTAAAGGATGGCAGATCTGTTTGCACCTACATTGTTAAAGTAAATGATGGAGCAGGTAAACCACTTGCAGTTGTAAAGATAGTTGGCTTTCACAAAAACAAATAA
- the glgA gene encoding glycogen synthase GlgA: MKKVLFAASEVVPFIKTGGLADVVGSLPKCFDKQYYDVRVILPKYACMAQKWKDKLEYITNFYMDFAGQSRYVGLLKMVYDGVTFYFIDNEYYFSGEKPYGDWHWDIEKFMYFDRAVLSALPVLDFRPDVIHCHDWQTGLIPVYLHDSFWGGEFFRGIKTVMTIHNLKFQGNDNAARFMALSGLSSYYMTYDKLLKDVDGNMLKGGLVYADAITTVSDSYAEEIKTQFYGEGLDGLMRARKNDLRGIVNGIDYAEYDPATDKMITCNYDINNVYDKKIENKRALQTELGLTRDDNKFMIGIVSRLTDQKGFDLIAYMMDKLCQQDIQIVVLGTGDEKYEEMFRYFAWKYPDKVSANLYYSEAMSHKIYAACDAFLMPSLFEPCGLSQLMSLRYGTLPIVRETGGLRDTVQPYNQFDKTGTGFSFSNYNAHEMFNTVMFAHYIYVDRRDEWNSIIHQAMSKDFSWQASARKYQDMYDWLTGI, from the coding sequence ATGAAAAAAGTACTTTTTGCAGCTTCGGAAGTAGTTCCTTTTATCAAGACAGGCGGCTTGGCAGATGTCGTTGGTTCTTTGCCAAAGTGCTTTGATAAACAGTACTATGATGTTCGCGTTATACTGCCTAAATATGCCTGCATGGCACAGAAGTGGAAGGATAAGCTGGAGTACATAACTAACTTTTATATGGATTTTGCAGGACAGAGCAGATATGTTGGCCTGTTGAAGATGGTCTATGACGGTGTTACTTTCTATTTCATAGATAACGAATATTATTTCAGCGGCGAAAAGCCCTATGGTGACTGGCATTGGGATATTGAGAAATTCATGTATTTTGACAGAGCTGTGCTTTCAGCACTGCCCGTGCTTGATTTCAGACCTGATGTGATCCATTGTCATGACTGGCAGACAGGTCTTATACCTGTATATCTACACGATTCTTTCTGGGGCGGTGAATTCTTCCGCGGAATAAAGACAGTTATGACTATACACAACCTCAAATTCCAGGGTAACGATAATGCAGCCAGATTTATGGCACTTTCAGGTCTGTCATCATATTATATGACTTATGATAAGCTCCTGAAGGATGTTGATGGCAATATGCTCAAGGGCGGTCTTGTATATGCTGATGCTATAACCACTGTATCTGATTCCTATGCTGAGGAGATCAAGACTCAGTTTTATGGTGAGGGTCTTGACGGCCTTATGAGAGCCAGGAAAAATGACCTGCGCGGTATAGTTAATGGTATCGACTATGCAGAATATGATCCTGCAACGGATAAGATGATAACCTGCAATTATGATATCAATAATGTCTATGACAAGAAAATCGAAAATAAGCGTGCTTTACAGACTGAGCTCGGACTTACCCGTGATGATAATAAGTTCATGATAGGTATTGTCAGCAGACTTACCGATCAGAAAGGCTTTGATCTTATCGCATACATGATGGATAAACTGTGTCAGCAGGATATCCAGATAGTTGTACTCGGAACAGGTGATGAGAAATATGAGGAGATGTTCAGATATTTTGCGTGGAAGTATCCTGACAAGGTATCTGCTAACCTCTATTACAGTGAGGCTATGAGCCACAAGATTTACGCTGCTTGTGACGCTTTCCTCATGCCGTCACTTTTTGAACCATGCGGTCTATCACAGCTTATGTCTCTGAGATACGGCACTCTGCCTATCGTTCGTGAAACAGGCGGTCTTCGCGATACCGTTCAGCCTTATAATCAGTTTGACAAAACCGGTACAGGTTTCAGTTTTTCAAATTATAATGCACATGAAATGTTTAATACTGTTATGTTTGCACATTACATTTATGTTGACAGACGTGATGAATGGAACAGCATAATACATCAGGCTATGTCAAAAGATTTCTCGTGGCAGGCTTCTGCAAGAAAATATCAGGATATGTATGACTGGCTGACAGGTATTTGA
- a CDS encoding GGDEF domain-containing protein codes for MERPIEIALITAGIDEEYQCGIIDGVTSFAKEKELNISCFSCFCGVVSGRGFDIGETNIYSLINYNMFDGVILMINTIQDIEIKQKMVSVIKSSNLPVVVFDCDEHPQFMNVTIDNKKVMSELVRHIIEVHGANDIAFLSGPRSNPEALARYESFCEVMADAGKTVDKDRVMFGEFRPTDGKIMAEKLIKCKRKLPDALVCANDATALSALKEFEDSGYRVPDDIIITGFDNIYNARHCYPALTTIDRPLSEAGYTACEILVNAIEGKSWEKVRNLEAKLVISESCGCVSKQLSDIDVFRKNTYNIIDYNRSKVRLLNSMISETAEAETLEECMRIIGDNISSIDCDRFCICLCDDWISSYSVKLEDSFIHGYTPKMSAPLIWNKGEISEVKCFRSSNMAPRHFKTGGNISYYLPLHFRERCLGYAIISNGSFPTKSLVCHSLMMSISHSLENIRKLINLNCVIEELDKLYVIDPLCNIYNRNGFIRAADPFFNECRMLGQKMLISFVDMDRLKYINDNFGHSEGDFALRTLSSIISECCDESMICARFGGDEFIIIGVDAEEEDIDRVESSIRKRIEQTNKTIDKPYTVECSIGSLVTRVADDMTLFKMITKADEVMYKQKKRKNYSRYLRR; via the coding sequence ATGGAAAGACCCATTGAGATCGCTTTGATTACTGCAGGCATTGATGAAGAATACCAGTGTGGTATTATAGATGGTGTTACTTCTTTTGCCAAAGAAAAAGAGCTGAATATCTCCTGTTTTTCCTGTTTCTGCGGTGTTGTTTCTGGACGAGGTTTTGATATAGGTGAAACTAACATTTACAGCCTGATAAACTATAATATGTTTGATGGTGTTATACTTATGATAAATACTATTCAGGATATTGAGATCAAACAGAAAATGGTATCTGTGATAAAATCTTCAAATCTGCCTGTGGTCGTATTTGATTGCGACGAGCATCCTCAGTTTATGAATGTCACTATAGATAATAAGAAGGTAATGTCGGAACTTGTCAGACATATTATTGAAGTTCACGGTGCAAATGATATAGCATTTCTTTCCGGACCAAGGAGTAATCCTGAAGCGTTAGCAAGATATGAATCCTTCTGCGAGGTAATGGCTGATGCGGGCAAAACTGTTGACAAAGACAGGGTCATGTTTGGCGAATTCCGTCCCACCGATGGAAAGATCATGGCAGAAAAGCTAATAAAATGCAAAAGAAAGCTTCCTGATGCGCTAGTGTGTGCTAATGACGCTACTGCGCTTTCAGCCTTAAAAGAATTTGAAGATAGCGGATACCGTGTTCCTGATGATATAATAATCACGGGTTTTGATAATATTTATAATGCACGTCATTGTTATCCTGCACTTACTACGATAGACAGACCCCTCAGCGAGGCAGGATATACTGCTTGTGAGATACTTGTTAATGCGATAGAAGGGAAGTCATGGGAAAAAGTCAGGAACCTTGAAGCTAAGCTTGTTATATCAGAAAGCTGTGGCTGTGTTTCAAAACAGCTTTCTGATATTGATGTTTTCAGGAAGAATACTTATAATATCATAGATTATAACAGATCCAAGGTTCGTTTACTTAACAGTATGATATCAGAGACTGCTGAAGCTGAAACACTAGAAGAATGCATGAGGATAATCGGAGATAATATCAGCAGTATTGATTGTGACAGATTCTGTATATGTCTTTGTGATGATTGGATCAGTTCATATTCTGTAAAGCTTGAAGATTCGTTTATACATGGTTATACACCTAAGATGTCTGCACCGCTGATATGGAATAAAGGTGAGATATCTGAGGTCAAATGCTTCAGAAGTTCTAATATGGCACCAAGGCATTTTAAGACAGGTGGAAATATCAGTTATTACCTTCCGCTCCATTTCCGCGAGAGATGCCTGGGATATGCCATAATTTCAAACGGTAGTTTCCCAACTAAAAGTCTGGTATGTCATTCGCTGATGATGAGTATCAGTCATAGCCTTGAGAATATCCGCAAGTTGATAAATCTCAATTGTGTCATAGAAGAACTTGATAAACTGTATGTGATAGATCCTCTTTGTAATATTTACAACAGGAACGGCTTTATACGTGCGGCAGATCCATTTTTTAACGAATGCAGGATGCTTGGTCAGAAAATGCTGATAAGCTTTGTTGACATGGATAGGCTCAAATACATTAATGACAATTTTGGACACAGTGAGGGTGATTTTGCTTTACGGACATTGTCTTCTATCATAAGTGAATGCTGTGATGAAAGTATGATCTGTGCAAGATTTGGCGGTGATGAATTTATCATTATCGGTGTGGATGCTGAAGAAGAAGATATTGATAGGGTTGAATCCTCCATACGTAAACGTATAGAGCAAACAAATAAAACTATCGATAAACCTTATACTGTTGAATGCAGTATAGGCTCACTTGTAACAAGGGTCGCAGATGATATGACTCTTTTCAAAATGATCACTAAAGCTGATGAAGTTATGTACAAACAAAAAAAGCGCAAGAATTACTCGCGCTATCTCAGAAGATAA
- a CDS encoding glycoside hydrolase family 5 protein, with protein sequence MLDKLKVINGKLTAGEKPVRLFGLSTHGIAWYPEYICEESFNALKKDWRTNCIRIAMYTDEFRGYCKDGNKQHLKELIEKGVVIAEKLDMYVIVDWHVLCDQDPMKYIDEAEEFFSDMSKRFANKTNVIYEICNEPNCSGTWDKITEYADRIIPIIRSNSPDALIVTGTSTWSQDIHCALEKPLKWDNVMYSLHFYAATHKGTLRSRLERCIEAGLPVFINEFNLCEASGKGDIDIDEANAWYEVIDRLGLSCISWCLSNSGDTCGVFTQNCTKLSGWTDEDIKTSGKIIKGWFEAFADEENTNEQCFRIDK encoded by the coding sequence ATGTTGGATAAACTTAAAGTAATAAATGGAAAACTGACAGCCGGTGAGAAACCAGTAAGACTTTTCGGGTTATCAACTCACGGTATAGCCTGGTATCCGGAATATATTTGTGAAGAATCATTCAATGCCCTAAAAAAAGACTGGCGTACAAACTGTATAAGGATAGCAATGTACACAGACGAATTCAGAGGGTACTGCAAGGACGGCAACAAACAGCATCTGAAAGAGCTGATCGAGAAAGGCGTTGTTATTGCAGAAAAACTGGATATGTATGTAATAGTAGACTGGCACGTTCTGTGTGATCAGGATCCGATGAAATATATTGATGAAGCTGAAGAGTTTTTCAGTGATATGTCAAAGAGGTTCGCCAATAAAACAAACGTTATATACGAGATATGTAACGAACCTAACTGCAGCGGCACATGGGATAAAATAACAGAATATGCAGACAGGATAATCCCGATAATCCGCAGTAACTCCCCCGATGCACTTATTGTCACAGGAACATCAACGTGGTCGCAGGACATACACTGTGCGCTTGAAAAGCCGCTGAAATGGGACAATGTTATGTACTCTCTGCATTTCTATGCTGCTACACACAAGGGTACACTGCGCAGCAGACTGGAACGATGTATTGAAGCCGGGCTTCCGGTTTTTATCAATGAATTCAATCTGTGTGAAGCTAGCGGTAAGGGCGATATCGATATAGATGAAGCAAATGCATGGTATGAGGTAATAGACAGACTCGGGCTGAGCTGCATAAGCTGGTGCCTTTCAAACAGTGGAGATACCTGCGGCGTTTTTACCCAAAATTGTACAAAGCTTTCAGGCTGGACGGATGAAGATATAAAAACATCGGGCAAAATAATAAAAGGCTGGTTTGAGGCATTTGCAGATGAGGAGAATACAAATGAACAATGTTTTCGAATTGATAAATGA
- a CDS encoding TfoX/Sxy family protein has protein sequence MSSSKEYLNYVLEQLSETNDISFRSMMGEFIIYCRGRVVGGIYDDRFLIKPTSSAKNLLADSLKEIPYEGAKEMLLVDIMDDKERLKVLIEAVAEDLSHTKAKVKK, from the coding sequence ATGTCTTCAAGCAAGGAATACCTGAATTATGTTCTGGAACAGCTTTCAGAAACTAATGATATATCATTTCGTTCAATGATGGGGGAGTTCATAATATACTGCAGGGGCAGAGTAGTCGGAGGGATATATGATGACCGATTTCTCATAAAGCCAACTTCTTCTGCGAAAAATCTTCTTGCAGACTCTTTAAAAGAAATCCCCTATGAGGGAGCTAAGGAAATGTTACTTGTTGATATCATGGATGATAAGGAGCGTCTTAAAGTACTGATCGAAGCCGTTGCCGAAGACCTCTCTCATACTAAAGCAAAGGTCAAAAAGTGA